ATTTATTGcttttttagagaaaaaaaaaactagaccctaaataacaaagaagaagacgacggcAACGTTCACAAACCCTAGCTAAAATTTGAGGGAAAATATTACTTGGATCAAATCAAGAcatcagaagaaagaaagctTCAATGAAGCTCTTTATTAAGTACCGAAAGCGGTAAGGCTCCTCTCTGATCTGATCTTCTCTCCTTCCTTACTTACTCGCTCAATCTTATCGTTGCGCTCAGTTCTGCCATCAATCATCACTCAACCTTCTATGCATGTTCGATTTTTGTAATAATCGTATCAGGTTAGGTCTCTCGTCTAGATCGGGAGAAGGAGTTGTTATCAGAGGAGAAGATAGGATAAGCTTATTACCCGACACTGACGAGTGAAAAAAACATTCTCAGAAGGATAGCATCAAGCTTAGGACGATTCAGTCTCAGGAGAGAGGCGATCGTAATCGACCAGTCTGTATCAGCAGAAGCTCCCAATATATTGGTTGTGATAGTATGCCCTAGTTTTAAAACGCTCTCTGACACGGGGCTCGAGGCACCACCGTCTGTTCCATTTTCCGACGCCGGCGGCGGCCTAGCTTGCCGGCGTCGCCACTGTTCCTCTTCTCAGGTCATCCTCTCCAACGCTCTGTTCTCGTTTTCTCCAGTCCTTGTTTCATCACCTCTAGATCTACTCACTTCTCTGATGGAGATGAGTCATATCTTTGGGTCAACCTGCTCAAGCTTCATCTCCCCTCACCATAGCTGCTGCTCTGATATCTTGAGGACATCGTGCATCCAGGAAGAAAGCTGTATGTCAATAACACTGAAAGTCAAATCTTTCAACGACATTGTTTCATCTTCTAGTGTCACCGTCGAAGTCACTCCGCGCCTCACCGTAAAATCTTCTCAGTTCCGGTGTGAGTTCACAGGATCTGTTCGGCTCCCTACCGTCGCCGCTGCTCATCGCCTCACCGTCGTCGCTCTTACTCCGCTTAGTTCAAGGGAGAAAGCTGGATCTTCTAAGCATGAGGTTGGACTCAACAGATCTGTGAGTCTCTCAGTCGCTGTAAATCCGCCAAGCTCCGTCGAGTCTCCACAGGCCTACGCTTCACGAGTTCTAAAGCTTCACCACTACGGCCTCCTTCGACGAATCCCTCCGATTTATTCATCCATACTGCAGTATCTAGTCTCATATACATTTATGGAACCGGAGATGAAGAGAGTATCAACCGCCACCACCTCTCTCGCCCCTTTCGTCGCCTCTTTTACCACTCGCCTTATCACCGGATCTACCGTGCAAGAATGTGGACTCGCCAGTTTTGCTTGTTACTATGTCAACGTTGCGTTTCCAACACATTACGCCGTCTCAAGCATCGACGGTTCTTCACGGTGTGATCCTCTCACCTTTTTCCTCGTCGCCAGGACTATTGTGCAAGAGTGTAGACGCGCCAGATTTGTTTGCTATTATGTCACCGCTGCGCTTCTATCACATTACGCCGTCTCAAGCATCGACGGTTCTTCACAGAGTCAACTATGCGACCTTCAAACCGGAGTTGGTACACGAAGACCCAATCTCCTCAAAGCTTTTTACCTCTTATCCGATGTTTGCTCACACACGTTCAGGTTGAATGAGTACGATGACTGTATGATTAGTTCTCTTTTGGGTATAACTTGTTGGGCTCAACACGGTAATGTCGAGTTCCGAGGTTTGGACCCAATTAAACCTTCATCTCCGTCATCAATCTTCATCCTAAGCACCTCTTTGGAGGTGAAGCTAGAGCTTGAGATTCACCTAGTCTCTTCGGTAAGCTGTGTTGGGTTTAAAGCTAAGTGTTCTTGTTTCAGCGCCAAATCAAGTCAGATAGGACTCCGTACTTTCAGTGTCGTCTACGTTTCTAGAGCTTCTCACCTTAAGCTCTGGCCAGTCAACAACACAAGGTGTATCAACGTCGTTTTCGACTATCAATTGTTCTTAGGAACAATCGCCATGGGATCAAAAGTGGAGCTTCCTTTCGGGTTTCTTCATTTCGCTGAGCATGACTCGCCCCTAGATGGTTTTATCTTTAGTTGTTTTGTAATGTCTTTTAGCTTCGTTAGACCGTCGAGCATGGCTCCGGAATCTTTTACTTCAGTTGTAACCGATGATGCTCCTTGTACCTTTTATAATATAAgctgtgttacaaaaaaaaaagcttattaCCCGAACCGTTGTTATGTCACATACTCAGCTTTCTCACCACTGAGCAAGCTGTTTGGACAAGTGTCTTGTCCTCTAGATGGAGACATCTCTGGAAATGGGTTCCTAGGTTAGAACTAGACACCTATGATTTCACAAACGACCAGGTCTGTACGGATTTCATCCACGAGTTTCTTGCTTTCCAAGGCAAGTCCTACTTGCGTGACTTCAAGTTAAGCATCGACCATGATGTCTCTAACAGCGATGTTTCTCTCTACGTGCCGTGTCTCGGTAGAGTGTTGGATATGCGGAAGCTTGAACGTTTCCAAGTCGAGAATAAGTTTGGACATGGTATCATTCTTTACATCCGGTTAACTCTTTCCGCGTGCGAGGCGTTGGTATGCTTAAAGCTCCATTTTGTTTGCCTGAACGAGTTCGTGTCTCTCTCCTTGCCCTGTCTCAAGATCATGTTCTTGGAAGACGTCATTCTCCCTAGCGACGCGGCCGCAGAGGCTCTCATCTCCTGCTCTCCTGTCCTAGAAGTTTTGAAAATATGCCTCAGTAAATATGATTCTGTGGTAGCGTTACGTGTCCGGTCGCTCTCGCTAAAGAGCTTCGCTTTAAGACGAGTGGAGCCTTTGTGCGCTCGTGGACGTTCGGTTGTGGAGCCTTTTTACGTTCGTGGATGTTCGGTTGTGATCGACACCCCGAAGCTTGAGTGTCTGAGTCTCATGGATTACTACCATTTCAAGAGCTTTAAGATAATCAGTGTGGCTGAGTCTTTCAAGGTTGATATTGGTGTCGAGTTTGACCTGATGAGTGATTACTTGTCGGAAACAAAGATCATCTGCAATCTTGTCAAGAATCTTTCATGTGTTAAAGATATGACCTTATCATGGAAAACTCTGGAGGTAATATAATAAACTCATGACAATCCAATTatagtgttttgtttttcttttattaatctCATTTTGTTTGTGCTCTTCTCTTTGCTtacagtttatatatatttacccaATCCCCAAACTTCATGACTTGACTCGTTTGCGTGCCACTATGTGCTTAAACTCATCCTCTAATCTATTGCCAACCGTTCTTGAGAGCTGCCCCAATCTGAAACACTTGATCTTGGTAAACAATTTTGCCTTAATAAACCTTTCAAGTTCTGAGATTAGTCCTGGTTTTTATTGAATTCTGTCTGATTTGTGTTTTTGCAGGAATTGGTTATTGATTCTCCGTATGCAAGGAGTAGTAGACTCTCCACTGTGCCGCTGCCTCGTTGTTTGGTGTCGTCCCTTGAATCAGTTGAAATGGAAAGCCCGGTCACGGAGATTGCTACTGAACTGAGATTGGCTAGATACTTTATGAAGAAGTCGAAGACACTCAAGAAACTCGTGCTACGTTTGAATCATGAGTCTACTGGAGAGAAACACAAGCCTGGTGTCTTGGAACGACTCATGACATACTCAAGGCGCTGTAGTTTGTCTCAGTTCGAAGTTCTTCCAGTGGTTCCAACTCCGAAACCATGGCCTGGGTATGTTTATGTAAAATCCAATAGGTTCTAAAGGCTGGTATGGCTTTAAGACTGATCATTTGGTTTGATTGTGATTTTTTTAGTCTCTTTATTAAACTTTTGTCTCAAGATTATGCACTTAGAATGTTTCTATCGCTAATATCATGTTCTTGGTTTGATTATAAGCCATTTGATAATGACGTAGAGTTTATGTGTATGTAGCACTTGTTGAGTCTGCCGTCAACAAGACAGCTAAAAAGTAGTTGTAATCAATACAAGTGCTTTGGTAATTGttagtatttaattatattcgtttttgtttccttaaataTTTCGCAAAACTCAttgtataaaaaaatagtttttgattaataaataaacCCTAAAGCTTTTTCACTTCATCTAACCACCTTTCACAACTAAGGTttagtgaaaataaaaagaaacctaACCAAGTATAAAAACTTTCTAAACAAATCATCTATAACACGACCAAGAAGACACTAAACTCTTATAATCAAACTTGCCATTCAAGAAAGCGTCACCACCCTTACGGTTCCTCACCTGTTGCTGCACCACTAACACCGAACCATCCGACGCAAATATACTCCCAGCCACAGTTTCTCCTATCACTCCAAGCTGGTGGTTCTCGCTCCACTCCGAAAGCCCTTCTAAAATCTTCGGATTGATTCCTTCTCTCTTCCCCGTTATCCACAGATCGTAGTCGTTGACGTTCATCGCTTGAATCGCAGCTAAAGTCTCCGCACCGTTCTTGACCACAACCTCCTTGTAACTAACCCTATCTTTACCTTCGTTCTTGACCCAAAACCACGTCACCACCCCATCgtccagcttcttctccttctcgtcCTCTCCTTCGTGGTTGAACGCTAAAAACCTGATCACCGTCAAGGTTATGTCCGGGTTCACAGTCATCCTATCGGCTAGATGGAGAGCTTCTCTGTTATCAGCCCCTCCTAGGAACAGAACAACAAAACGGTACGTTTCTTGTCTCACACGGCTCAAAGAATTTGAACGTTGCTGGTCATCCAAGGACCGAAACACCGCGTTTCTAAGCCGTCCCTTGTCGTAGTAAATACAAACCGAGCATGGCGTGTGCGCCAAGACATCCGCGTTCACGGACAACATCCCGGAGCTACGTAGCTCTGTAGGTGCAGCATCGTCGAGACGCTCTTTCTGATAAGGCAAGAGAATGAAAGCTGTTTTCTTGGTCAACGCTAGCTCGCAAATGTCTTGGTACATTAGACGCTTTGGAGCATGAGCAGTGTAGGCGTGAAGCGTTACGCATTCATCTCTATTCTCTTGGTACAACCTAAAGGCGCTTTGCACCTTGTCAACACGTCTGCTTCGGATACGTTCATGatgctcttcttcctcctcctcctcaacgTCTTTCTCTTCTATAAAAACCGGTGAAGCTCGTCCCATGAGTTCCACTAACTGGATAGCGTATATAGCAAAAGGGCTACTTGTGGTGGGGTAAGCTAGGTCAAGGAACGTGATTAAACCGGGCAATGCTTCGTAGTCAGACACGGCGAGAACCAAACCCATCTCGGTTGACGGTGGAGTGTGCTGGATGGTGCGGTGCTTGACGATCCTGTAAGGACGGTTTGGATCGTAAAGGAAGCTGATAAGAGGCGTTGATATACCGGTAATCACAAGCGTTTGCAAAACCAAAACAGTGAAACCGGCTAAACCGACGATACGTTTGTCTATCCAATGCAAGTAGAGTAACATATCAATCTGGCCTCTCAAGTTCATCATGAGACCGAGAGTGAGACTGTCTCTAGTAGGGACTTTAAAGAAGACAGCAGCAGCAACGACGGCGATGAACTTAGTGATGAATCCAACGATGACCATGTAGACGAGGGGAGAGAGCTCTTGGTCCCAAATATCGTTGGTAAGTAAGTAAACATTAGTGTTCAAACCCACCAAACCAAAGGAGAAAGGCATCAGGAACTCATGAATGAAAGTCTCGCTCCTAATAGCCAACGTGGAACCTAGAGGTGGACCGTGAGGGACAACCAACCCTAGCCAAATGGGTCCCACGCCTATAGACAAACCAAGCATGTCCGTGAGGAAACAAGCGACAAGAACACCCATGAGAATCATCACTATATAGTTTTGGTCCACGAGTTTCCCCTCTGGAGTTTGTGCAACCACCCACTCAAGAGCTCCTCTCACAACCAAAAGCATAAAACCACTGAAGATCACAACCGATACAAGGTACCAAACGATAGCCATGGCTCCTCCTCCGTCACCATGCATCATGGCTTCGAAAAAAGTAAGCACCAGGAtcgctgccatgtctccaagaAGAGCCACCGACATGGCGAACTTCCCCACCTCGGAGTTGACAAGGTTCATGCCTCTTAAGATGGTGTAGATGACAGGGAAAGAACTGAAAGCTAACCCAAACGCAATAGCTCCAATGGACGATATCTTCCTCATGTTTTTATCCATTTTGTGACGCATGGCCATCCCTGTGACCCCAACGCAAAACGCAGGGATTACAACACCTATTGCAGCAATGTACTTGTGCTTTCTTGGGGACTTTGCAACGGATGTAACATCGGTCTTGGCTGcagtgatgaagaagaagtaaaaGAAGCCCATTAGTCCCAAGTTTGCACATATGTAGTTCGAAATAGGTGGGAACACGTAGTAGTTGAAGTTTCTGCTTCCTCCTAGCATCGACGGTCCTACCATCATTCCACCCTTCAAAAAAACGTAAAACCattcttttattaattatattaaaaaaaaaaattatattcaataaaattcaagactttaaaaaaaatttatagtaaAAGGATTAATGATACGAACAATGATCTCGCAGACGATACGTGGTTGACGTAGAGGTCGTAGGAGGAAGCAAGTGGTTTTGATGAAAAGAATTATAATAACTGCTTCAAGCAAAAAAGTTGAAAATGCATAGTTCATAGCATTTTCGCCTCTGAACATTCCAAATGGTTGCTTACTGTGAATCTGCCGGCACACCACTGGAAGTCTGGCTGAGAAGGCTCGAGTGCTGACCTGGCCGCCTGTGTCTGGATTCTCCGGCCAGAACCCGAGATGGACTGGCAGGAGAATCTGGTCATTGTTGTTGGGGAAGTATCTTACCATGTAAACTAT
The nucleotide sequence above comes from Raphanus sativus cultivar WK10039 unplaced genomic scaffold, ASM80110v3 Scaffold1624, whole genome shotgun sequence. Encoded proteins:
- the LOC108845526 gene encoding cation/H(+) antiporter 24-like → MVRYFPNNNDQILLPVHLGFWPENPDTGGQVSTRAFSARLPVVCRQIHSKQPFGMFRGENAMNYAFSTFLLEAVIIILFIKTTCFLLRPLRQPRIVCEIIGGMMVGPSMLGGSRNFNYYVFPPISNYICANLGLMGFFYFFFITAAKTDVTSVAKSPRKHKYIAAIGVVIPAFCVGVTGMAMRHKMDKNMRKISSIGAIAFGLAFSSFPVIYTILRGMNLVNSEVGKFAMSVALLGDMAAILVLTFFEAMMHGDGGGAMAIVWYLVSVVIFSGFMLLVVRGALEWVVAQTPEGKLVDQNYIVMILMGVLVACFLTDMLGLSIGVGPIWLGLVVPHGPPLGSTLAIRSETFIHEFLMPFSFGLVGLNTNVYLLTNDIWDQELSPLVYMVIVGFITKFIAVVAAAVFFKVPTRDSLTLGLMMNLRGQIDMLLYLHWIDKRIVGLAGFTVLVLQTLVITGISTPLISFLYDPNRPYRIVKHRTIQHTPPSTEMGLVLAVSDYEALPGLITFLDLAYPTTSSPFAIYAIQLVELMGRASPVFIEEKDVEEEEEEEHHERIRSRRVDKVQSAFRLYQENRDECVTLHAYTAHAPKRLMYQDICELALTKKTAFILLPYQKERLDDAAPTELRSSGMLSVNADVLAHTPCSVCIYYDKGRLRNAVFRSLDDQQRSNSLSRVRQETYRFVVLFLGGADNREALHLADRMTVNPDITLTVIRFLAFNHEGEDEKEKKLDDGVVTWFWVKNEGKDRVSYKEVVVKNGAETLAAIQAMNVNDYDLWITGKREGINPKILEGLSEWSENHQLGVIGETVAGSIFASDGSVLVVQQQVRNRKGGDAFLNGKFDYKSLVSSWSCYR